From Rudanella lutea DSM 19387, a single genomic window includes:
- a CDS encoding class I SAM-dependent rRNA methyltransferase, producing the protein MQLSKIYLQANRDEAVRRFHPWVFSGAVSRYEGNLTDGDVVEVFDKKGNYLATGHYHDGSIAVRIFSFERIIPDVHYWTQKLTSIRHFREAIIATLPGKQTDCYRLVHGEGDGCSGLIIDYYNGVAVVQAHSIGMHRERHLIAEALKNVYGDQLIAVYDKSADTVPDIYGQTVQNGYLLGTAETPHEVHENGHSFWVDWVTGQKTGFFLDQRDNRQLLARYAHGKRVLNAFCYSGGFSVYALGAGAEQVHSVDVSQKAIDLTNRNVALNGVNEEKHEAIAEDVMTYLKAHPEQYDLVVLDPPAYAKNISARHRAVQGYKRLNTEGLKRVAKGGILFTFSCSQVVDRELFYNTVVAAAIEAGRQVRVLHHLSQPADHPVSLFHPEGGYLKGLVLWVE; encoded by the coding sequence TTCGCCGATTTCACCCCTGGGTTTTTTCCGGAGCTGTCAGCCGCTATGAAGGTAATCTGACGGATGGCGACGTAGTTGAAGTTTTTGATAAAAAAGGCAATTATCTGGCAACGGGCCATTACCACGATGGAAGCATTGCCGTCCGGATTTTTTCGTTCGAACGCATCATCCCCGACGTTCACTACTGGACACAGAAACTAACCAGCATCCGGCACTTCCGCGAGGCCATCATTGCCACTCTCCCCGGCAAACAAACGGACTGTTACCGGCTCGTACACGGCGAAGGGGACGGTTGCTCGGGGCTCATTATTGATTACTATAACGGAGTAGCCGTTGTGCAGGCTCACTCCATCGGGATGCACCGGGAACGGCACCTGATTGCCGAAGCGCTCAAAAATGTGTACGGCGACCAATTAATTGCCGTGTACGACAAAAGCGCCGATACTGTACCGGACATCTACGGCCAAACCGTTCAAAATGGCTACCTGCTGGGTACGGCCGAAACGCCACACGAGGTCCACGAAAACGGCCACAGCTTTTGGGTCGATTGGGTGACGGGCCAAAAAACCGGCTTTTTCCTCGATCAGCGCGATAACCGGCAGCTGTTGGCTCGCTACGCACACGGCAAACGCGTGCTCAATGCCTTTTGCTACTCGGGAGGCTTTTCGGTGTATGCGCTGGGGGCGGGTGCAGAGCAGGTGCACTCGGTCGATGTGTCACAGAAAGCCATCGACCTCACCAACCGTAACGTAGCCCTCAACGGGGTGAACGAAGAAAAGCACGAGGCCATTGCTGAGGATGTGATGACCTACCTGAAAGCGCACCCCGAGCAGTATGACCTCGTAGTGCTCGACCCACCGGCCTACGCCAAAAATATTTCGGCGCGGCACCGGGCCGTGCAGGGCTACAAACGGCTCAATACCGAAGGGCTGAAACGAGTGGCTAAAGGGGGAATCCTGTTTACGTTCTCTTGCTCACAGGTTGTTGACCGCGAGCTGTTTTATAATACCGTGGTAGCTGCCGCTATCGAAGCCGGGCGGCAAGTGCGGGTGCTCCACCATCTGAGCCAACCCGCCGACCATCCCGTTAGCCTGTTTCACCCCGAAGGCGGGTACCTAAAGGGGTTAGTACTCTGGGTAGAATAA
- a CDS encoding tetratricopeptide repeat protein yields MLVLFSCGTDPRQQTRIPPLPSANDSLRTEAALQALTRAINQSSPASAYAKRARLYLEMGRLKEALADIDEAIGRNNTDGTYFLIRARVLQGLKQPQKALDNAQRAEILGADSPELYILMADVWQQRNQFAKARLYLAKALQMAPYDGEAYFFNGLITAKQGDTSQALALYQQSLKLKPRYLETYNQLSSIYRSLGDLGSALTYNEQAIRYFPEDARLTYGRGLIYHAGGRLDSALTFYRHTVQIDPTYYQANFQAGLILQRYRAYSQALANYSRVQQLNPQFPRIHTYIGFCQEQLGMYEQAVASYTQSARLNPADGQAVAGMWRAQRRMYNPNPYNSVLLPDEDGKSAASEPNAAPVQMEIQTIKPRTQLSTPGDSTRANR; encoded by the coding sequence TTGCTCGTTCTGTTTTCCTGCGGTACCGACCCCCGTCAGCAGACCCGTATACCGCCCTTGCCTTCGGCCAATGATAGTTTGCGTACCGAAGCAGCCCTGCAGGCACTGACCCGGGCCATTAATCAGTCGTCGCCGGCCTCGGCCTATGCCAAACGAGCCCGTTTGTATCTGGAAATGGGACGCCTGAAAGAAGCACTGGCCGATATTGACGAAGCCATTGGCCGGAACAATACCGATGGTACGTACTTTCTGATTCGGGCACGGGTTTTGCAAGGGCTTAAACAACCCCAGAAAGCCCTCGACAATGCGCAACGTGCCGAGATTCTGGGAGCCGATAGCCCGGAACTGTATATTCTGATGGCCGATGTCTGGCAGCAGCGTAATCAGTTCGCTAAAGCACGGTTGTATCTGGCGAAGGCGTTGCAAATGGCCCCCTATGACGGTGAGGCTTATTTTTTCAACGGACTCATCACGGCCAAGCAGGGCGACACGTCTCAGGCACTGGCTTTGTATCAGCAGTCGCTGAAGCTGAAGCCCCGGTATCTGGAAACGTACAACCAACTGTCGTCTATCTACCGGTCGCTGGGCGATTTGGGCTCGGCCCTGACGTACAACGAACAGGCAATTCGGTACTTTCCCGAAGATGCCCGGCTGACCTATGGGCGAGGGCTGATTTACCACGCCGGTGGCCGGCTCGACAGTGCGCTGACGTTTTACCGGCATACGGTGCAGATTGATCCAACGTATTATCAGGCTAACTTTCAGGCGGGCCTGATTTTGCAGCGGTACCGGGCTTACTCACAGGCGCTGGCCAATTACAGCCGGGTGCAGCAGCTGAATCCGCAGTTTCCCCGGATTCATACTTACATTGGCTTCTGTCAGGAGCAACTCGGCATGTATGAGCAGGCCGTGGCTTCGTACACCCAAAGTGCCCGGTTGAACCCGGCCGACGGACAGGCTGTTGCAGGAATGTGGCGGGCTCAACGCCGAATGTATAATCCGAACCCGTATAACTCCGTACTTTTGCCGGACGAAGACGGGAAATCGGCCGCTTCGGAACCAAATGCGGCTCCGGTACAGATGGAGATACAGACCATCAAGCCGCGTACACAACTGTCTACACCCGGCGACTCGACCCGGGCGAACCGGTAG
- a CDS encoding class I SAM-dependent methyltransferase yields MLQLLTPGPWPAYELIDSGGFEKLERFGEYVLARPEPQAIWDKSLPQADWDRRAHATFRRDRQSPERGDWQKAPDMREPWFIDFRQDGLNLRFKLALTSFKHVGIFPEQATNWAFIHDRVKALQGAGVAKPKVLNLFAYTGAASLAACQSGADVTHVDAVKPVITWARENMDYSSLTNIRWVVEDALKFARREARRGNTYNGIILDPPAYGRGPDGEKWVLEEHLNELLKTCAELLDRDNRFFIINLYSLGFSALILDNLMRQIFGKPANAQLGELYLDDRYQKRLPLGVFYRF; encoded by the coding sequence ATGCTTCAACTGCTTACCCCCGGCCCCTGGCCCGCTTACGAACTGATTGATTCTGGTGGCTTCGAAAAACTCGAGCGCTTCGGTGAGTACGTACTGGCCCGGCCGGAACCCCAGGCCATCTGGGATAAATCGCTGCCTCAGGCTGACTGGGACCGACGTGCCCACGCCACCTTCCGGCGCGACCGGCAATCGCCCGAGCGGGGCGATTGGCAGAAGGCTCCCGATATGCGGGAACCCTGGTTTATCGACTTTCGGCAGGATGGGCTTAACCTGCGGTTCAAGCTGGCTCTGACGTCGTTTAAACACGTTGGAATTTTCCCCGAGCAGGCCACAAACTGGGCGTTTATCCACGATCGGGTAAAGGCCCTGCAGGGTGCCGGTGTGGCTAAGCCCAAAGTGCTTAATTTGTTTGCCTACACCGGAGCGGCATCGCTGGCGGCTTGCCAGTCTGGGGCCGATGTGACCCACGTGGATGCCGTGAAGCCGGTGATTACCTGGGCGCGGGAAAACATGGATTACAGCAGCCTGACCAATATTCGTTGGGTGGTTGAAGATGCGCTGAAATTTGCCCGGCGCGAAGCCCGGCGCGGAAATACGTACAATGGCATTATTCTGGACCCACCCGCTTATGGCCGTGGCCCCGATGGCGAAAAATGGGTACTCGAAGAGCATCTGAACGAGCTGCTCAAAACCTGCGCCGAGCTGCTCGACCGCGACAATCGGTTCTTCATCATCAATTTGTATTCGTTGGGATTCTCGGCCCTGATTCTGGATAACCTCATGCGGCAGATTTTCGGCAAGCCAGCCAATGCGCAACTGGGCGAACTATACCTCGACGACCGGTATCAAAAACGCCTTCCGCTCGGCGTCTTTTACCGGTTTTAG
- the thrS gene encoding threonine--tRNA ligase, with protein sequence MIAQDQLIHVTLPDGSVREYPKGSSGLDIALSISEGLARNVLAAKVNGKVQDANLPIDTDAEVQLLTWNDRDGKATFWHSSAHLMAEALEALYPGVKLAIGPAVENGFYYDVDFEGRHFSQDDFKKVEDKMLELARQKSEYIRKAVPKADALTYFEEKGDPYKIELIQGLEDGSITFYTQGGFTDLCRGPHIPNTGFIKAAKLMNVAGAYWRGDEKNKMLTRIYGVTFPKQKELDEYLHLLEEAKKRDHRKLGKELEIFTFSERVGAGLPLWLPKGALIRERLENFLRKAQVRAGYSPVVTPHIGSKQLYVTSGHWEKYGEDSFKPIRTPDVDEEFLLKPMNCPHHCEIYKSKPRSYRDLPLRLAEFGTVYRYEQSGELHGLTRVRGFTQDDAHIFCRPDQVKEEFMKVIDLVLYVFKSLGFNDYSAQISLRDPENGTKYIGSDDLWEKAESAIIESAREKGLPTVTEKGEAAFYGPKLDFMVKDALGRKWQLGTIQVDYNLPNRFELEYVGADNQKHRPVMIHRAPFGSMERFIAILIENTAGNFPLWLSPDQIAILPISEKYEDYANELFFALQEQDIRGFVDLRDEKIGRKIRDAEVTKVPFMLIVGEKEQAEGKVSVRRKGQGDLGAMSIDEFTALFQQEVKP encoded by the coding sequence ATGATTGCCCAGGATCAACTCATTCATGTAACGCTACCCGATGGGAGTGTCCGTGAATACCCAAAAGGAAGCTCTGGCCTCGACATTGCGCTGAGTATCAGCGAAGGGCTGGCCCGTAATGTGTTAGCGGCTAAAGTAAACGGAAAAGTGCAGGACGCGAACCTGCCCATCGATACCGACGCCGAGGTGCAACTGCTCACGTGGAACGACCGCGACGGCAAGGCTACCTTCTGGCACTCTTCGGCCCACCTGATGGCAGAGGCCCTGGAGGCACTCTATCCGGGCGTTAAACTGGCTATCGGGCCGGCCGTTGAAAACGGTTTCTATTACGATGTCGACTTTGAAGGTCGTCATTTCTCGCAGGATGACTTCAAGAAAGTAGAAGACAAAATGCTGGAACTGGCTCGTCAGAAAAGCGAGTATATCCGCAAGGCAGTACCCAAAGCCGACGCGTTAACTTACTTTGAGGAAAAAGGAGACCCGTACAAAATCGAGCTCATTCAAGGGCTTGAAGATGGTTCCATCACGTTCTACACTCAGGGTGGCTTTACCGACCTCTGCCGGGGGCCGCACATTCCCAACACGGGTTTTATCAAGGCCGCCAAGCTGATGAACGTGGCTGGCGCGTACTGGCGGGGGGACGAGAAAAACAAAATGCTTACCCGGATTTACGGGGTCACCTTCCCGAAGCAGAAAGAACTCGATGAGTACCTGCATCTGCTCGAAGAAGCCAAAAAACGCGACCACCGGAAGTTGGGTAAAGAGCTGGAAATCTTCACGTTCTCGGAGCGTGTAGGGGCTGGTTTGCCGTTATGGCTGCCTAAAGGAGCCCTGATTCGGGAGCGGCTCGAAAACTTCCTGCGTAAGGCGCAGGTGCGGGCGGGTTACTCACCCGTAGTGACGCCCCACATCGGTAGCAAGCAGTTGTACGTGACCTCGGGGCACTGGGAGAAATACGGCGAAGATTCGTTTAAGCCCATTCGGACCCCCGATGTGGACGAAGAGTTTTTGCTCAAGCCCATGAACTGCCCGCACCACTGCGAAATCTACAAGTCGAAGCCCCGTTCGTACCGTGACCTACCCCTCCGCTTGGCTGAGTTTGGTACGGTGTACCGCTACGAGCAGTCGGGAGAGTTGCATGGCCTGACCCGTGTGCGTGGCTTCACGCAGGACGACGCGCACATCTTCTGCCGCCCGGATCAGGTGAAGGAAGAATTCATGAAGGTAATCGACCTAGTGTTGTACGTATTCAAGTCGTTGGGCTTCAATGACTACAGCGCTCAGATTTCGCTGCGTGACCCCGAAAACGGTACCAAGTATATTGGCTCCGACGATTTGTGGGAAAAAGCTGAGTCAGCAATCATCGAGTCGGCGCGTGAAAAGGGCTTGCCAACCGTAACGGAAAAAGGCGAAGCGGCTTTCTACGGACCCAAGCTTGACTTTATGGTGAAAGATGCCCTGGGTCGGAAATGGCAGTTGGGTACCATTCAGGTAGATTACAACCTGCCTAACCGATTTGAACTGGAATACGTAGGGGCTGATAACCAGAAGCACCGGCCGGTGATGATTCACCGGGCGCCGTTTGGCTCGATGGAACGCTTCATCGCGATTCTGATCGAAAATACGGCTGGTAACTTCCCGCTTTGGCTATCGCCCGATCAGATTGCTATTCTGCCGATTTCAGAGAAGTACGAGGACTACGCCAACGAGTTGTTCTTTGCCCTGCAGGAGCAGGATATCCGGGGATTTGTGGATTTGCGCGATGAGAAAATCGGCCGCAAAATCCGGGATGCCGAGGTGACTAAAGTTCCGTTTATGCTCATCGTGGGCGAGAAGGAGCAGGCCGAAGGTAAAGTGTCGGTTCGTCGGAAAGGGCAGGGCGACCTGGGGGCGATGTCGATTGACGAGTTTACGGCTTTGTTTCAGCAGGAGGTTAAGCCGTAA
- the infC gene encoding translation initiation factor IF-3, giving the protein MALPQRRPPRRVVEEPYRINDRIQAKQVRVVGENVEQGIYEIDKAKALAKAQSLDLVEISPNAVPPVCRIIDYSKFKYEQKKKQKEIKANAQKVVIKEIRFGPNTDDHDFEFKLKHALTFLKEGAKVKAYVQFVGRAIVFKERGFQLLERFAKGLEEVGKIESEPKLEGKRMSMFLAPKVVQVKK; this is encoded by the coding sequence ATGGCATTACCCCAGCGGAGACCACCCCGGCGCGTGGTTGAAGAACCCTACCGAATTAATGACCGTATCCAGGCCAAGCAGGTCCGGGTTGTCGGCGAAAACGTCGAACAGGGCATTTATGAGATTGACAAAGCCAAAGCTCTGGCAAAGGCGCAAAGCCTTGATCTGGTAGAAATCTCACCCAACGCTGTTCCGCCTGTCTGCCGAATTATTGACTACTCCAAGTTCAAGTACGAGCAGAAGAAAAAACAGAAAGAGATTAAGGCTAACGCTCAGAAAGTCGTTATTAAAGAAATTCGTTTCGGCCCCAATACCGACGATCACGACTTTGAGTTTAAGCTGAAGCATGCCCTTACGTTCCTGAAAGAAGGCGCAAAGGTGAAGGCTTACGTACAGTTTGTGGGCCGGGCGATTGTGTTCAAAGAGCGCGGTTTCCAACTCCTCGAACGGTTTGCCAAAGGCCTCGAAGAGGTCGGGAAGATCGAGTCGGAGCCAAAGCTTGAAGGAAAGCGGATGAGCATGTTCCTGGCCCCGAAAGTGGTGCAGGTGAAGAAGTAA
- the rpmI gene encoding 50S ribosomal protein L35 — protein sequence MPKMKTNSAAKKRFKLTGTGKIKRKHAFHSHILTKKTTKQKRNLAHSTLVFSGDETRIKAMLGI from the coding sequence ATGCCAAAAATGAAAACCAACTCGGCCGCCAAGAAGCGTTTCAAGCTGACTGGCACCGGGAAAATCAAGCGGAAGCATGCCTTCCACTCACACATTCTGACGAAGAAGACGACGAAGCAGAAGCGTAATCTGGCTCACTCAACGCTTGTATTCTCAGGCGACGAGACCCGGATCAAAGCCATGCTCGGTATCTAA
- the rplT gene encoding 50S ribosomal protein L20 encodes MPRSVNHVASRARRKKVMKLAKGFFGRRKNVWTVAKNAVEKALVYSYRDRRAKKRDFRSLWIQRINAGARQYGTSYSALMGALNKSGIELNRKVLADLAMNHPEAFKAVVDQVK; translated from the coding sequence ATGCCACGTTCCGTCAATCACGTTGCCTCACGGGCACGTCGGAAAAAAGTAATGAAGCTGGCCAAAGGCTTTTTCGGTCGGCGCAAGAATGTTTGGACGGTAGCCAAAAATGCCGTTGAGAAAGCATTAGTGTACTCGTACCGCGACCGGCGCGCTAAGAAGCGGGATTTCCGCTCGCTCTGGATTCAGCGTATCAACGCCGGTGCTCGTCAGTACGGTACTTCATACTCTGCCCTGATGGGTGCTCTGAACAAATCAGGAATTGAATTGAACCGCAAAGTTCTGGCTGATCTGGCTATGAACCATCCTGAAGCGTTCAAAGCCGTTGTTGATCAGGTGAAGTAA
- the fumC gene encoding class II fumarate hydratase: MEFRIEKDTMGQVQVPANVYWGAQTQRSIENFKIAQDINKMPREIIRAFAYLKKAAALTNLDAGVLPQEKSDLIGRVCDEILEGKLDDQFPLVVWQTGSGTQSNMNVNEVVAYRAHVLNGGQLTDEKKALHPNDDVNKSQSSNDTFPTAMHIAAYKILMEVTIPGIEKLRNTLDAKAKEFMHVVKIGRTHFMDATPLTVGQEFSGYVSQLDHGLRAIRNTLAHLSELALGGTAVGTGINTPPNYAENVAKHIANLTGLPFITAENKFEALAAHDAIVEAHGALKTVAAALMKIGNDIRMLSSGPRAGIGELFIPDNEPGSSIMPGKVNPTQCEAMTMVAAQVMGNDVAINIGGMTGHFELNVFKPVMIYNFLHSARLIGDVCVSFNDKCAEGIRPIEENITKHVNNSLMLVTALNTKIGYYKAAEIAQTAHKNGSTLKETAVQLGYLTPEEFDQWVVPGDMVGEIK; encoded by the coding sequence ATGGAATTTCGTATCGAAAAAGACACCATGGGCCAGGTGCAGGTACCAGCCAATGTGTACTGGGGCGCGCAGACCCAACGCTCTATCGAAAACTTCAAAATCGCTCAGGATATCAATAAAATGCCCCGCGAGATCATCCGGGCGTTTGCGTATCTGAAAAAAGCGGCTGCCCTGACCAACCTCGACGCGGGCGTGCTACCCCAGGAAAAATCGGATCTGATTGGCCGCGTGTGCGACGAGATTCTCGAAGGCAAGCTGGACGATCAGTTTCCGCTCGTGGTGTGGCAAACGGGTTCGGGCACGCAGTCGAACATGAACGTGAACGAAGTGGTTGCCTACCGCGCGCACGTCCTGAACGGTGGCCAATTGACCGACGAGAAAAAAGCCCTGCACCCCAACGACGATGTGAATAAGTCACAATCGTCGAACGATACCTTCCCGACGGCCATGCACATTGCGGCCTACAAGATTCTGATGGAGGTGACGATTCCGGGCATCGAAAAACTGCGCAACACGCTCGATGCCAAGGCGAAAGAATTTATGCACGTCGTGAAAATCGGCCGGACGCACTTCATGGATGCTACGCCCTTGACCGTGGGTCAGGAGTTTTCGGGTTATGTGTCGCAACTGGATCACGGTCTGCGGGCCATCCGCAACACGCTGGCACACCTGAGCGAGCTGGCGCTGGGCGGCACGGCCGTAGGTACGGGGATCAACACTCCCCCCAACTACGCCGAAAACGTAGCCAAGCACATTGCCAACCTGACCGGCCTGCCGTTCATCACGGCCGAAAACAAGTTTGAAGCGCTGGCCGCCCACGACGCCATTGTGGAAGCCCACGGTGCCCTAAAAACGGTAGCCGCAGCCCTGATGAAGATTGGCAACGACATTCGGATGCTGTCGTCGGGGCCACGCGCGGGTATCGGCGAACTGTTTATTCCCGATAACGAGCCGGGTAGCTCGATTATGCCGGGCAAAGTAAACCCCACGCAGTGCGAAGCCATGACAATGGTCGCGGCTCAGGTAATGGGCAACGACGTGGCGATCAACATCGGCGGCATGACGGGCCATTTCGAGCTGAACGTGTTCAAGCCGGTGATGATTTACAACTTCCTGCACTCAGCCCGCCTGATTGGCGATGTGTGTGTGTCGTTCAACGACAAGTGCGCCGAAGGCATCCGGCCGATTGAGGAAAACATCACGAAGCACGTGAACAACTCACTCATGCTCGTGACTGCCCTGAACACGAAGATTGGCTATTACAAAGCGGCCGAGATTGCCCAGACTGCGCACAAAAACGGCTCAACCCTGAAAGAAACGGCCGTCCAACTGGGCTACCTCACCCCCGAAGAGTTTGATCAGTGGGTAGTGCCCGGCGACATGGTTGGGGAGATTAAGTAG
- a CDS encoding EVE domain-containing protein, with amino-acid sequence MNYWLVKSEPDVYGWQHFIEQGRAVWDGVRNYQARNNLKAMQEGDQVLFYHSVTRPGVVGLAKVVKTAYPDPTVANDPAQAKFGWVVVELEPMMAFGQPVTLAQIKAEPMLAQIGLIKQSRLSVMPIKPDEFELILKMAHAHVAS; translated from the coding sequence ATGAATTATTGGCTTGTCAAATCAGAACCCGATGTGTACGGGTGGCAGCATTTTATTGAACAGGGCCGGGCCGTCTGGGACGGTGTGCGCAACTACCAGGCTCGTAACAACCTCAAGGCCATGCAGGAAGGTGATCAGGTCTTGTTTTACCATAGCGTTACCCGACCGGGTGTGGTGGGGCTTGCCAAAGTGGTAAAAACGGCATACCCTGACCCAACTGTGGCCAACGACCCGGCGCAGGCAAAGTTTGGCTGGGTTGTTGTGGAATTAGAACCCATGATGGCATTTGGTCAGCCTGTGACCCTGGCTCAGATTAAGGCCGAGCCCATGTTGGCCCAAATTGGCCTCATTAAGCAGTCGCGCCTGTCGGTAATGCCCATCAAACCCGACGAATTCGAATTGATTCTGAAAATGGCCCATGCGCACGTGGCTTCGTAG
- a CDS encoding DinB family protein, translating to MEVQNNDELLRIIDLLNTTYEGEEAWHGPSLAEVIRGITPDMAGQRITPNTHSIAELVFHMTSWRIFAVKKMQGDATFDILTPEKNFGQFPDKIDDFEWEALQMELSLSQEELINELDKRDDDEFLEDIVPGRDYTYYDLLHGIVNHDTYHSGQISILKKALAFKGAGTSRFAREDDEFGSRYGDTYDGDDYY from the coding sequence ATGGAAGTACAAAATAACGACGAACTGTTACGGATCATTGATCTGCTCAATACAACCTACGAAGGGGAGGAAGCCTGGCATGGTCCTTCGCTGGCCGAAGTGATCCGGGGAATTACGCCCGACATGGCCGGGCAGCGTATCACGCCCAATACGCACAGTATCGCTGAGCTGGTGTTTCACATGACCAGCTGGCGTATTTTTGCGGTGAAAAAAATGCAGGGCGATGCTACCTTCGATATTCTCACCCCCGAGAAAAACTTTGGGCAGTTTCCTGATAAAATTGATGACTTCGAGTGGGAAGCCCTGCAGATGGAGCTGAGCCTGAGTCAGGAGGAACTGATCAACGAGCTGGATAAACGCGACGATGACGAGTTTCTGGAAGACATTGTGCCTGGCCGCGATTATACCTACTACGATCTGCTGCATGGTATCGTCAACCACGATACCTACCACTCAGGCCAAATTTCGATTCTGAAAAAAGCCCTGGCTTTCAAAGGGGCCGGAACAAGCAGGTTTGCCCGTGAAGACGACGAGTTTGGCTCGCGCTACGGCGACACCTACGACGGCGACGATTACTATTGA
- a CDS encoding dienelactone hydrolase family protein, whose translation MDQRIINLFDEYTHKPLKRDDFLKRLANLTGSMSAALAVLPLLEINYAKAATVPDADDRLITERIEYPGDNMTMKGYLARPKAPGKYPAVVVIHENRGLNPHIEDVARRVALAGFVALAPDALSAAGGTPTDEAQMRELFGKLDATQTRNNFVKAVEYLKKAPASTGKVGCVGFCWGGAMSNQLAIHAPDLKAAVPFYGRQPETADVPKIKAAIQLHYGGLDERINAGIPAYEEALKKAGVPYELYVYEGAQHAFHNDTAPTRYNEAAAKLAWDRTVKFLKEKLA comes from the coding sequence ATGGATCAGCGCATTATCAACCTATTCGACGAGTACACGCACAAGCCCCTCAAGCGCGACGATTTTCTCAAACGGCTGGCCAACCTGACCGGTAGCATGAGCGCGGCTCTGGCCGTTTTGCCCTTGCTCGAAATCAACTACGCCAAAGCCGCTACCGTACCCGATGCCGACGACCGGCTCATCACTGAGCGCATTGAATATCCCGGTGATAACATGACGATGAAAGGGTACCTGGCGCGGCCCAAGGCCCCCGGTAAGTACCCTGCCGTTGTGGTGATCCACGAAAACCGGGGGCTAAACCCGCATATCGAAGACGTAGCCCGCCGGGTGGCCCTTGCCGGATTTGTGGCTTTAGCGCCCGATGCCCTTTCGGCCGCGGGGGGTACCCCAACCGACGAAGCCCAGATGCGGGAGCTTTTCGGCAAGCTCGATGCAACACAAACCCGTAACAACTTTGTGAAGGCCGTAGAGTACCTGAAAAAAGCCCCGGCGAGTACAGGAAAGGTTGGTTGCGTGGGTTTTTGCTGGGGAGGGGCTATGTCGAACCAACTGGCGATCCATGCGCCCGATCTGAAGGCGGCTGTTCCGTTTTACGGTCGGCAGCCCGAAACGGCCGATGTCCCCAAGATCAAGGCCGCTATCCAGCTGCATTATGGCGGGCTCGATGAGCGCATCAATGCCGGAATTCCGGCCTACGAAGAAGCCCTGAAAAAAGCTGGGGTTCCTTACGAATTATACGTTTACGAAGGAGCCCAGCACGCCTTTCATAACGATACTGCGCCAACACGCTATAACGAAGCGGCCGCCAAACTGGCCTGGGACCGGACGGTGAAGTTTTTGAAAGAAAAGCTGGCGTAA
- a CDS encoding Gfo/Idh/MocA family protein: MASRRTVLQTLALGTTASMLAPETLLAQSAPKKDKLGVALVGLGYYSTDLLAPALQKTEHCYLAGIVTGTPAKAEKWKKQYTIPDKNVYTYQTFDQIANNPDIDVVYVVLPPSMHREYVVRAARAGKHVWVEKPMAVTAKECQEMIDACKKAGVSLSVGYRLHHDPNTQAYVKFLRDGKLGKISMVNCSAAYYDGRTDHWKQKKEMGGGVMYDMGVYVLQGARLATGEEPIAVTAQQYTTRPDVYRNGLDETSMIQLEFPSGARAVLQTSYGINMNFMYVMGEKGILRVEPYSAYNGVKGNGPGGFTFDTPYPVPGQQIRQMDDDALAIKNKKPMLVPGEEGLRDIRIVEAVYEAARTGKRVKI, encoded by the coding sequence ATGGCTTCTCGTCGCACTGTTTTACAAACATTAGCTCTGGGGACTACCGCCAGTATGTTAGCTCCCGAAACCCTGCTGGCGCAGAGCGCACCCAAAAAAGATAAACTGGGTGTAGCATTGGTTGGGTTGGGGTATTACAGTACGGATCTGCTGGCACCGGCACTTCAGAAAACGGAGCACTGCTATCTGGCTGGTATCGTAACCGGCACGCCCGCCAAAGCTGAAAAGTGGAAAAAACAGTATACTATTCCCGACAAGAATGTGTACACCTACCAGACCTTCGATCAGATTGCGAATAACCCCGACATTGACGTCGTGTATGTGGTGTTGCCCCCGTCGATGCACCGGGAGTATGTAGTTAGGGCCGCCAGGGCTGGTAAGCATGTCTGGGTGGAAAAACCGATGGCTGTGACTGCTAAAGAATGTCAGGAGATGATTGACGCCTGCAAAAAAGCCGGCGTCTCCTTGTCAGTGGGGTATCGGCTTCATCATGACCCTAACACGCAGGCGTATGTGAAGTTCCTGCGCGACGGCAAGCTGGGTAAGATCAGCATGGTGAACTGCTCGGCGGCTTACTACGACGGCCGTACTGACCACTGGAAGCAGAAGAAAGAAATGGGTGGGGGTGTCATGTACGATATGGGTGTGTATGTGCTTCAGGGTGCCCGGCTCGCTACGGGCGAGGAACCCATTGCCGTGACGGCCCAACAATACACAACCCGCCCCGACGTGTACCGAAATGGGCTCGACGAGACCTCGATGATTCAGCTTGAGTTTCCGAGTGGGGCGCGGGCGGTGCTGCAAACAAGTTACGGTATCAACATGAACTTCATGTACGTAATGGGGGAGAAGGGTATTCTGCGCGTGGAACCCTACTCAGCCTACAACGGCGTGAAGGGCAATGGTCCCGGCGGGTTTACGTTTGATACGCCGTATCCGGTGCCCGGTCAGCAGATCCGGCAGATGGACGACGACGCCCTCGCCATCAAAAATAAAAAACCTATGCTGGTTCCTGGCGAAGAAGGGCTGCGGGATATCCGAATCGTGGAGGCTGTGTATGAAGCCGCCCGGACGGGCAAGCGGGTGAAGATATAG